The genome window ATCTTTTTAAATGATGGAATATTTGTCGAGCAATATTTCTTCCAAATTCATGCTCTATCATAAATTTTCGAATTTCTTCTTTTAATGTATCATAACTTGCAACACATGGAAAGTAAGAATCTTCTTCTCTTGAATGGTGAATGGAATCAACAAATTCTGAAATTATTATTGTAATTTTTGTCAGATCTGAAAATGGAATTTTTGTTCCTTTGTATAGTTCATCTGCACATTTCGATACTATTTTTTCTAGTCGACGAACTTGATCATGATCTGCACGAAGTTGATTTGTTGCACTCATAATGTTGTCTTTCAGTATATGTTATTTAAAATCAATTATAGCTTTGTAATTATTGACTAAATTATCTTTAATTTAGGTTGACTCACTAATAGATTTAATAGTTTTATCTATTTTGAATTTGATTACAAGAGGATATGTTATTTTAATATCTAATTTAGATTATACTACAATTTTAGATAAATTAATTGAATTACAAAATTTCATAGGCATGTTATCTATTCAAGATGGATCAATCGTTTCAGTTCATGTAATATTACTTGCAGCAGTAGTAGTAATTTTTTTGGGTGTGGCTGATGAAGCATTCTTTAAAAAACAGGCATCCAGATGTCGCATTTTTGATGATTCTAAGAGTAATAGTATAGCCCCCCTTGATTGTTAAGCATATAAAAAAAGATTCAATGAAAAGAAATCATAAATCAAGTGATTCTTTGAGGCCTTTGTATCTATTTCTGATAGTTACCTCAGTAACATTAGCAGCTTCTGCAATATCACGTTGAGTCTTGTCCTCACCAGTTTTGACACAGGATAGGTATAGTGCTGCTGCAGCTAAGCCCATTGGATCCTTTCCAGCTGATACTTCATTTTCCTGTGCAAGTTTTAACACTTTCATTGCATATCTTTTTGTCTTTTCAGCAATTCCAATTCTGCTTGCAATTCTTGCAACACATTGAATTGAATCAGTTACTGGCATCTTCAAATTAAGTTCTTTGACCAATAATCTGTAACATCTTGCAATATCTTTTCTTTTGATGTTTGCTGCTGCTTCTACATCTTTTAGATTTCTTGGAGTTGCAGTATCACGACATGCAGCATAAAGTGCAGATGCCATTAAAGCTGAAATAGAACGTCCTCGAACAAGACCTTTTTCAAGTGCTTTTCTATAAATGTAAGCTGCTTTTTCAATTACTGCATCAGAAATTACTAGTTTATCTTTTAATCTGTTTAATTCACTAAATGCTTGTCTAAAGTTTCTATCAACTGGTTCATGAACTTGACTTCTACTATCCCAAGTTCTTAGTCTCTCAATTGTACTTTTCATTGATGCTGTTAGTGGTCTTCCAGATGCATCTTTGTTTACAGGATTGATAATTGTTGCAAGACCCATATCGTGCATTGTTAATGATGTTGGTGCGCCAGATCTTGCTTTATTACCGCCTTCATCCTGAGCAAAGGATCTCCATTCAGGTCCTGTCTCTTGTAGTTTTTCATTAATTACAAATCCACATTTAGAGCAGAACATTTCACCAGATTCATTATCAGTAACTAATTTACCCTGAGCACATCTTGGGCATAGTTCTTTTGTTTTGCTTACCATATTGATTCTAGGTGACTGAATTGATGTTATTTATTAATCAACAACTTTTTTCTTTAAATTTTGAGCAAAAATCGAGTCTAAAATACACAGAATAGTCATAATGGAGTTCTCCATAATAAGAGCATGAATTTTCTTTGGATTATGCCAATGCTAGTTTTCTTGTTTTTTCTAGTACCTAATTCCTACGCAGCTACAATTACTCATAATTTGGAAGGTGGTATGGATATTGAGATAACGTATCCAAATGAAATCATAGCAGGAAGAGAGTATAGTATCTCAGTTTGGATAAAAAATAACGGATGGGAAGACAAACAAGATATTTCATTAATTTTCTCTAGTCAAGACAAAGTTTTAGCTGCAGGAATATCAGATAGTATCACTATTGATAAACTTACTCAAGGTGGAACATATGGTGGAAATATTGATTTGTTAATTCCAAGTAATTCAAGTTCTGGTGTTCATTTTATTAATTTGAAATATTCTCAGGTTCATGCTACAAATAACAAAACACCTGAACCTACAATTTATCATGATATTGCAATTCCAATTGTAATAAAAAAAGATCCTACTGTAACAGTTTATACAAAAATTCCAGAGTCAATTTTTGCAAATGCTGAATTTCCAATTACAGTTGAAGTGTTATCAAAAAACATAGATATTACAGATGTTAACATAAAGATAATCACACCAAAAGATATTGAATTAAGAGGAGAAACATCACATACATTTTCAAAAATAGAAAAAAATATCCCTATTGAAATCACATCACAAATTATTACAACAAATAAAGAAGTAAATTCAGAATACAAATTACCATTTGAAATTATTGTAACATATACAGATGACATTGGGAATAAAAAAGAAGATTCGCAGACAGTTTCAGTAGTTTTACGACCTAGGACATTCATGGAATTAACTGTAGATGGTGGAATTTGGATTGGTGATTTCTTTATTGCGCCATATGTGAGTCTTGGAACAATCATAGGAATCCCTGCAGGCACGATAATCTCATTAATTATTAGAAGAAAGCAAAGTTCTAGTAAAAAGCATTCAAAAAAGAAAAAACTTTAGGATTTGAGTTTTTCTTGAATTATTTGAATATACTTGTTATTGTATTCATTAAAAAGCTGAATTTTGTCTTGAGCCAGAGCCATAGCACCAGGTCTGCTGTTAATGTGTGCTTCAGCAATTTTCTGTTTCTCTAAGAGTTTTTCAAGATTTTCTTGCGGTTGTGATTTAAGATCTTCAAGTAAAATTGTAAATTCATTTTTCAGAAGATGGTCAGTATCAGGTATTGCAGGTGGATCAGCCCCAATAATTTCTTTAGTTGTGATTTTTCCAAATACTTTTTTATTTAATTCAAGCAATAGTTGAAAATAGAATTTGAGGTATAAATTTAATTTCATTTAAGAATTTTTTACAAAAGTGAGTGCAGTGCAATCAAAAATTTTATCTTTTAATAATTTCATTAGATTTTGATGACTTATTGTATAGGCAACTGCAAAAAATACAAAGCCCTCAAACCCACACAGATTGGTAGATATGCATCTGGACAGAAAAGATACAATTATTGTGAAATATTTGTAAATTATAATGGAATTATCTGTCCTTGTTGCAACAGCCAATTAAGATGTCTTCCTAGAAGTAGAAAGGGGAAAGAAAAGTATCTGGCTCAAATTGTTAAATTTAAAAAAAATATTGCATCAAGATAAATTTTCTGTATTGAATTTTTGTAGGTTTCAATTTTATGGGAGATATTTAGAAAATCATTAGAAAGTTCTGTTTTTATTTGAGATACAATAATGTTTTCAGTTAAAGAGATTATTGTTCTGTATTAGTATATCTGACTACATTCTTTTCTTAGTTAGTTTTCTTTTTGTCCTCAGATTTTTCTGTGTTCTGCTGAAACTTCTAGATAATCTTCAGTCACATTGAGTTTGATCTCATTTTTCTTAATTTCAGAAACAATATTAATTCCAAAAATGAATCATATATTTTGTCATGTAATAGATGAAAGAAAAACAATTTCTTGTAAAAATGATTGCTGGAAATGTTGAAAATACTTTTTCCACTTCTTTTCTGAGATTGTCAATTGATCTGTTATTATCGACCCAACTAAACGTCATAGATGATATTGTTGTCAGACCTTTTTTAGAAGATTTTTTGTTAATTAATAAGATGAGTAGTTATTGTTAGAAACCAAAAATAGTTCAATCATGCCTGAAAATCAAAGTTCCGTTTATAAGAAATCAATGTATAAGCAGTCATATGGCAATTCCAGCTGATGTTGAAGAATTTGTTGAAAAACACATTAAATTAATGATTTCCCAAACGGAGACATATTTACCATTTATCAGAGTTGCATTTCCATATTCAAACAATGTTGCTGATGGTGTTTACAATCTAATAATAGGTAGTGCGCTATCGATATTTATCAATCAATTTGCAATGAAGATGAAATATCCAACTGCAGATGATTTTTCAGAATTTGGAAAAATTGCTATAAAATACAGAGATCAAGTTGATCAATTTTTTAAATAGTCTTATGCCAATTCGCCTAGAAAGTGTACAGTGTTATTAATTATAACAACTGTTCTGTCTTTTGGTACATGGTACAATTTTTTTGTGTTATTGGAAGATTGCACAATAATTTTTGAAAATGGATCTTTTAGCGATTTGTAAAGAATTCCCTTTTCGCTTACTGATTGAGACCAATGTGTTCCTTGAACAAAAGAAATTGCTTGAAACTTTACAACCTGATAAGAATGTACCATTCTAATTAATGATTAATAATTACAGTCATTAATGACTTTCCTCCAATTAATGCTGTTATAGACAAGCCAGTATTGGCAATAATGTTAATTGCAAGAGTTCCATAATGATTGCCTTCAAGGAGATTACTTGAATCAAGAGCAAATGCAGACATTGTTGTAAGGGATCCACAAAATCCTACAGCTGCAAAGAGAGAGTATCTTCCATCAAGATTCCATTGTTGTGATATTATAACAAATATACCAAGAATAAATGCCCCTAAAATATTTACAATCAAAACATTCAGAGGTAATGTGTTAAAAAGTAATGGAGATTCAGTTACTTTGTATCTTAGAAAAGCTCCCAGTACAGAGCCAACTGCAAGAAAAACATATTCTAGTCCTTTCATCTAATATGATTACAAATTAACTGATATTATTAGTGCTATTTGAAAGAATTTTGGGATAGATATGGCTAATTATTGCTAATTCAGAAAGATATGTCTATGGTTTTTATAGGTTTGATATTTTCTTCAGAATAATTGACACTGAAATTGAGATGTGAAGACTATGGTTTTGAATGTGAGTTCATTTTAGATGAAGAAAAAACCGTAGGCCTAATTGAAAAATTAAGAATGCATTTTGAAGAAGAACACGGAATCGACTATACTATAGAAGCAGTTACTCAAATGATTACCAATAGAGGGCATTCTTTAGAATCAATTAGAAAATAATCTTTAACAAATTGTTTTATTTTTAACATTTATTACGTTGTTCATTGTATATTGATTATTAAATTACTAATAAAGAAAATTTGAGGAATTTTCAGTTTATAAATTCAAGTTTTAGTTACAAAATTACCTTAAGCAATCTGTTTTTATTTCAAAAACACGTACGTGAATTAGTAGTGATAGAAAATTTTTCAAACGATTATGATGTAAAGTGTCATCTAGATACTTGCAAAACCTATCCTGCAATAACAGATTCTGAAAGGGGTGAAATTGTTTGTGGGGGATGCGGTCTTATCTTATTGCAAAATATGGCTGATGTATCATATGAAAACAACGGTTATTCTCAGAAAGATTTTATCAAACTATCAAGAACAGGCCCTGCTTCATCATTAACAATGTATGACAAAGGATTATCAACTGTGATTGGGACTAACAAAGATTCTTCAGGAAATGCATTATCTAATAAAACAAAATATGAATTCAATAGACTACGAACATGGGATCAAAGAAGCAAATCAAGAAAGACTGCTACATTAAGCAAAGCATTTACTTTGCTTCATGGAATGAAAACAAAGTTAGGTATTCCAGATAACGTTGTAGAAAATGCTGCCTACATATACAGGAAAGTAGTTAATGCTAAACTGACGAGAGGGAGAACAATGACTTCATTGATCTCGGCTTCACTATATGCAGCATGTAGAGAAAATAACATCCCAAGAACATTAGATGATATTGCAAATGCTGGAAATGTTGAAAGAAGAATACTTTCGAGAGATCTAAGAACCATAATCAAAAAATTTGGGTTGAATCTTAATCAGTATGATATTTCCTCGTTTATCTCAAAAATTTCAAACAACATGGATCTAAAAGAAAAAACTAAACGAGACGCATTTGAGATACTAAAACGATGTGAAAAGAAACAGATTACTGCTGGAAAACATCCTGTAGCACAAGCCGCTGCATCATTATACATATCATGTATAATCAATGGTGAAAAAATAAGTCAAAAAAAAATTTCAGTAGAAGCTGGAGTAAGTGATGTTACAATCAGAAACAGAGTAGACTTGATTAAGAAAACACTAAGCCTAATTGAGTGATTAATCCTAAAAAAATTCCTACAAATTAATTATAGGAGAAAATATTTTCTCAAATGATATATCTTTTAATCTGTTTACTAAATCCATTATTACACGAATTTGTTCCATTGTGATTTCTTTTAGACTTTGAATAGTTTTTTCAAGCTCTAATATTTTAGATTCTGATCTTGAATTTTCGATTTTCAAATTTGTTATCTGATCTTGAAAGTTAGAATTTTGTTGTTTTAGTCTATCATTTTCTTCTGTTAATCTTTTAATTTTTTCTGAATTAGATTCCTCTGGAAATGGATTAGGAATAGGTACGGGTTCTGGAATTTTGATTGGTTCTGGTTCTGGAGAAGGTTCAGGAATTTTTGGTGGTTCTGGTTCTTGTTCTGTTTCATATGCCATAGTAATTTGCAAGGAACTAAGAAAAAAGAGCATGACAGATAAGCCAAAAAGATACGTGGATTTCATTTTATTGTTTCACAAAAATATTAGGATTTTTTTGTATATCAATATGATTATTAATTTTATAGAATAAAAAAGAGTTACTTGTAGAAATCAGGTTCTTGATCTCTTTTTTGTTTTGGAAGATCTTCCATAACTGCTTGAACAACTTCATTGTGATTATATGTTAAATGCCTGAGAAATTTTGCAGATTCATCTGCTCTAGTCTTTTCATCAGCAAATAACATTTTTGGGCTACTCAATTCTGCCATCATTGTATTGCATTCCTGGCAAGGATCAAAATCAAGATAGAGTTTCATTGTATTCCCTCATCTTCATTAGTATTTAGACTATTTTATAGAATGAATGAGAGGTGCCTCTTTCTTTTGAGGCTTTATCTTATCTACTGCATCAATAAGATCTTGTTGCATAATTTGGATTTCTTTGACATTTTCAGGTTTACCCTCAACATATCTTTTCAGAGCAGTGAGTGCGGCTCTTTGCTATAGCAACAATTTCTGCTCCACTGAAACCGTCTGTAATCTCTACTAGTTTTGCAATATCTACATCACTATCAAGTGGTTTCTTTTTGGTATGAATCTCAAAGATATGCTTTCTTCCTTTAGAGTCAGGATTTGGAACTTTAATTATTCTATCAAATCTTCCTAATGGATTTGATTAACTACACAGCACTAGCAGTAAAGATTCAACCAGAGATTGAAAGGATTCTAGGGAATTCCGTTAATCTCCATACAGTGGTAGTTGCAATTAAACGATATTCTGATTCATTTGAAAATAAAGAACAAGTTAAAGAAGAATCAGTTTTGAAAAATGCTAGGTTGTCATTAACTGATGGAATTATGGATATTAAATTTTCAGTACAGGAATCAAATAAGATGGATCCTACTACAATTTTAAATCAATTCTCAAAGGTAACTAACAACTATAAATTTTTTAGAATGGCTGATTCCTTTAGATTTCTTATAGAAGATGTTAGACAGATTTTTAGTAATTTTTCAAATAGTGATGATGTATTTAGTACAGGTCTTGTAAAAATTAGAATCTCAATACCTAATTTTCAGAATAAATCTGATATAGTATCCTATGTTGCTGAAGTTTTACATGCTAATGGGATAGAATTAGTTAATGCATTTTTCAGCCAAGAACACATCATTATTATTTTAAACGAGAGGGATTCATTAAAAGCATATGATATCTTACATTCGGATATCATAAGAACTTAAGAAAATTTAATGATTTTAGGAGAGATTATCTTATAGCATATATTCAGTCAGGTTATGGAGAGAGCGTAATTGGCTAAAAAAAAGAAGATCGTGATTTTGGGTGGGGGTTTTGCAGGAGTAGAATGTGCTAGACAGTTAGAATCACAGTTTAAGAATAATTCTAAAATAGAACTATTAATGGTAAGTGAAGATAATTTTCTCTTATTTACACCAATGCTACCTCAAGTTGCATCTGGAATGATTGAAACTAGGCATATAGTATTGCCAATTAGGACAATATGCAAGAATACAAAATTTTATGAGGGTAGAGTAAAAAATATCGATCCTTATGGAAAACTAGTAACATTATGGGGTACAGGAGATAGAAGAAGTATCTCAATTCATTATGATTTTTTAGTGGTTGCATTAGGAAGTGAAACAAACTTTTTTGGAATGTCAGATGTTGAAAAAAATGCATATACAATGAAAACACTCAATGATGCAGTAGTATTAAGAAACAGAGTTATCGATATGCTTGAACAAGCAGAAAATGAGACTGATCCAATTCTCCGAAAAAGTTTCTTAAATTTTGTTGTGGTGGGAGGCGGTTTTGCAGGAATTGAAACTGCAGGTGAATTAATGGACCTTCTTTTAGATGCACGAAAACATTATCCAACTATTCAGAAAAAAGATCTTAGAGTAATTGTATTAGAAGCATTAGGGATGATCCTACCTGGATTTAATCAAAAATTAGCAGGTTTTGCAAAAGACAAGATGGTTGAAAGAGGAATAGACATTAGATTAAAAACTGCAGTAACTAGTTTTGATGGGAATGAAGTAACTACAAAAACAGTAGATCCAGCTCCAAACGATTCTATTGATGATGCAGTTATTGATTCTATTAGAACAAAGACTTTGATTTGGACTGCAGGAGTTACCCCTGTTAATACAATCAAGAGATCAATGTTCAAGACGGATAAGGGAAAATTAATCATTAATGATTTTCTTGAAGTTCCAGATTTTCCAGGAGTTTTTGCAATAGGAGATTGCGCATTGTTTTTAGATCCTGAAACTCAAAGGCCATTTCCTCCAACTGCTCAAATTGCAGAAGCTCAAGCAAAGGTTGCTGCTAAAAATTTGATATCTTTAATCAAAAATTCAGAGAAAAAAAAATTTGTTTATCATTCTAAGGGACAAATGGCAATTATCGGAAAAAGATCTGGGATTGCTACATTTTTAGGAATGAACATTTCAGGATTTTGGGCCTGGTTAATTTGGAGAAATGTATACCTTTCAAAAATTGCAACGCTTGATAAAAGAATACGTGTATTTCTTGATTGGACCATAGACTTGTTCTTTGATAGAGATATTTCAAGACTAAAACTAATGAAAGATAAAACTGAAAAAGAATACAAACTACTTGATGAAGTTGATGATGTTTGGTAAAATTATTTTCTAATTTTAAAAATAATTATTGTGGGTACGGCAAAATATATTCCCATATTTAATAAAATCAAACTAATTCCATAGCCTAACATTTCTTGTTCAGAATCAATATCAACATAATTCAGAATTGATAAAGAAGTCAACATGGGAGTAATGGTGACCTTTACTGCCTCTTTAAATACAGGATTTTCTCTTTCATAATCTGCAATAATAGGACTAAATGAATAATAGAAACTATCGAATGTGTTCATGAATATAGTTCCTGAGTTTGTTTGTAACAGTATGTTATCCCTAAATTCTCTTAATTGTTGAACTTGAGGAGTTAATTCAGAGCCAAAAGTTGCAGTAGCAATAAGACACCCACCACCTTCTTCAACGTCTTCATTTTTAGGAGGAGGGGGATCATTTGATAATATTTCAAAGGAGTCAATTGTTTCAATGAATCTTGGTAGTTGTGAATCAAAATCATCGACACCATTACTATAAGCAAGTGTGTAAAATTTTTCAGTATCATAAAACATAATTTCTTTAAATTTAACATCATATTGTTCATTGTTAGAAGAAAATAGTCCTTCTGCATCAGTCACATATGTCTCATATCCATTAACAATTGTTTTTTCTTGTAAAATAATATTCAAGTTTCCTGAGTCAATAGCGGATTGTATTACTATAGTTTTTTCAGTAATGAGATCATCTAAAGATTTTTGATTAGTTTCTTGTATTGTTAAAGAGATAACTGGATTTATTACACCAGTTTTTGGTCCGACTGCAACAACATCAGGAGAATTTGGTTGTGTTTTATCGGGTTGTTGCAATAACCATCCTTCAGGTACACTAAATCTGATTTCGTGTTCAGAATTTTCATATTTTTGATTACCAGTTGATTGGATAACTGAAGATTGTATACGTTCTGGTTCAGATAATTCGAGGATATTTGAAACATCAGAACGGTTAACTATGGTAGTTTTTGTAATTCTGACTTGTTCAGGATCTATTGGATTGTCTTTACTTCCTGTTTCAACTGCGGCAATTTTATCGAGTGTTTGAAAACTTTCTTCAGTTACAATTCTACCAAATACAGTGTATTGTTCATCAAGAAAATTGGAATCTTTATGGACAACAAAAAATTGAGATCCTCCGCTATTTGGATCTTGTGATCTTGCCATTGAAACAATTCCACGATTATGTTTTATTGTATTAAATTCCGCATTTACTCTTTCATCAGGACCACCAATCCCCCAAGTATCTGGATCACCACTAATTGTATTAGGATCACCACCCTGAATCATAAAACCAGGAATTATTCTATGAAAGATAGTTCCGTCATAGAATCCAGATTCAGATAATTTGATAAAGTTGGCAACATGATTTGGTGCATCATCTGAAAAAAACTCTATTACTATATTTCCAAGATTTGTTTCCAAGATAACTAATTTGTCATTATTTTGAGCAAATGTATAATTTCCAAAACTAATTAAAAGTAATAATACTGTTAATGTTAGAAAAATTTTGTTCAATAAATTTTTTTAAAATTCCTTACATAAAAGCTAATTGTATTAGTTTTTAACAAAGTCCAATAAATTATCCAACATGGAACCTGATGAAAAGATTCAGGCGCATTTAGTTTCAGTGTGGAGAGAATCTAAAAAATTCTTTTCAATAGGTGGAAGAGAAGGTATGCTATTACTTACGGATAAACATCTAATGTTTATACATAAAACAGAGGCTAAGATAAATTGGTGGAAGGCCATTACTCAAAGACAGGTGATTAATTTTATCAAATCAAAAAACACGATGATTCATCATGATGGATATGATGAAGAACAATTAATGAATGATTTAGAAGATAATAGAAATGTAGAATTATCATTTGATGATATTTCGAGTATTAGTTATCAAGAAAAAGATTGGGGAAGTTCATTATTACTAGAATATCAAAAAGATGGAAAACAAGAAAAATTCCAGTATTCTATAGCCCAAGATTGGGTAAAATATCCTGCAAAAGAGCCTACAAAGTACATGAAAGTGGACTGGGAACCTTTTGTGAAATATATTAAAGACAGACAGAAATTTACAAAGTAAAATTGGGAAAAGTTTTTGCTGTAGGTGTTGGACCTGGTTCTCCAAAATACGTTACAGAAATTGTAAAAGAAATTATATTAAATTGTGATATAATAATTGGTTACAAGTATACCATTAAAACTATCGAGCATTTGGTTGAAGGGAAAGAAATCTATGAAATTACTATGAATAATCAGGAGGAAGCATATCAAAAAATTCTTCCTGAACTTGAGGATAGGACGTTGGTAATTCCATTTACTGGAGATGTTAATTTTTCAGAATCAGAAGTAGTAGATCGATTAATAGAAGTTTTTGGGAAAGTTGAGATCATACCAGGAATTAGCTCAATTCAAGTTGCAGCTTCAAGAGCGAAGATTCCTCTTGATAAATCCAAAGTAATTACAATGCATGTTACCACCTCAATTGAGGATAAAAAATTAGAATTGCAAAAGGCCTTAATTGATGGATTTAGTGTAGTTTTGATTCCAAGGCCGTGGCCTAAACAACCAGACAAACATTTTATGCCATCTGAGATAGCAGTTTATCTCCGAAAACATGGTTTTGATACTAATAGAATAAAAGTTCATGTTTATGAGGCAATAACAACTGAAAATGAGACTGATTTCGTAGGAACTGTAAAAGATTTGGAAGGAAAAGAATTTTCCGATTTGTCTGTAATGGTGTTTAATCAGACAAGTTTAGATTCATACATAAATTATAGATGGCAATGGGAAATTTAATTTTGTTTGTTGCCTGTTCCTAGAATTACATTATCATTATTTGGAAACACATATGCTACAATTCCCATCCATTGATAATTAGGATCATATAGCCTATAGAATCCTGCATCATTTAATGTTACACTAATTGATTTTCCAGGTAGGATTTCCCCTGTTGATATTCTACCATCTGATGTATATTTATCATAACGAGATCCATAATTTTCCGTACCACTTAGAATATTGTGTGGAACAGTATCATCATTTACAATAGTAATTGTAGTTCCTGGTTGAACTGAAATTCTATCTTGTGAGAAATATCTCAATCTAAATCCATCTATAAAGCTTTGAGTTGATGTTGTATCTGATTTAACTGAACCAGTACCAATGTAAGAATCAACACCTTGCGTTGATGAGCCTTTGAGAATATGAACTGTTAATTCATTAGATTTTTTTGAATCTGTAGAAACTGGAGTTATTTTAGTTAATGTTGATAATTTTGTTGTGTAAATTATTTTGAAAGTATCATCAAGAGTTGTAATTCTGCCTGTAAAACCATAAACGGATGCATTCTTACTTTCTTCAACTAGTCTTCCAAAGAAGTTAATTGATGTATCAAACCCGTTTGAGTCTTCAATGTTTCCATTAATTCTAATATATCGACCCTCACGCAAAAACTTTCCATCTATTTTAGAGATGATAAATTCTTCATCATCTAATGTAATAAAACCATCTTCTGTAAGAAAGTTAATTGTACTTCCTTTTTGTTGTTGAGAAGACAAACCAAGATCAATTTCAGATATTCTTATAAAATCTTCACTTACGGCAAATCCAGAACCTTCCAAAAGAAATGCTTGATTCTCAGAAATTTCAGCAAATGACTCAGTTATAAAATATCCTGACGAAACAACAAGCAATGTTAGTAGAGTAATACTTGTCTGCATGATTAATTTCTTCTTAAATTTGGTTTATAATTTACTACTAAATTATTTTAGACTGAATAGGCAAATTCATAGGTAAAATCTAATAATCATAAATCCGGCATAACGACACCTTGTTCTTGAGCTAATTCTATCATGTAAAATTCAAGATAGCCACCAGTTAATAGAAGCCCAACAACAATTCCAATTTCAATTAATGTTGGTTTGATAAATGGAATTAAGTTGATCCTTTTGCTAATAGCTCTTATCAAAATAAAACTCCTAGAGATTCCAAACGAATATGCAACAAGCTCCATTAATCCAAAAGGAGATAAGAAAAGAATTGAAAGTGGTGGAATATCTTCAAGTTGGGGAGCAACAACAATTATCGAGGCAAAGGCAAATCCCGTAGACCAAGCTGAAAAAAGTCCCCATGCAACTCCAAATCCAGGGATAAACATGGGTAATGCAATAGTTACGTTGTGAGCAAAGATTCCAATAGCATCAATATCAGATATCAGTTCTTCAAACTCAGACAT of Nitrosopumilus sp. contains these proteins:
- the cbiE gene encoding precorrin-6y C5,15-methyltransferase (decarboxylating) subunit CbiE, encoding MGKVFAVGVGPGSPKYVTEIVKEIILNCDIIIGYKYTIKTIEHLVEGKEIYEITMNNQEEAYQKILPELEDRTLVIPFTGDVNFSESEVVDRLIEVFGKVEIIPGISSIQVAASRAKIPLDKSKVITMHVTTSIEDKKLELQKALIDGFSVVLIPRPWPKQPDKHFMPSEIAVYLRKHGFDTNRIKVHVYEAITTENETDFVGTVKDLEGKEFSDLSVMVFNQTSLDSYINYRWQWEI
- a CDS encoding peptidylprolyl isomerase — its product is MNKIFLTLTVLLLLISFGNYTFAQNNDKLVILETNLGNIVIEFFSDDAPNHVANFIKLSESGFYDGTIFHRIIPGFMIQGGDPNTISGDPDTWGIGGPDERVNAEFNTIKHNRGIVSMARSQDPNSGGSQFFVVHKDSNFLDEQYTVFGRIVTEESFQTLDKIAAVETGSKDNPIDPEQVRITKTTIVNRSDVSNILELSEPERIQSSVIQSTGNQKYENSEHEIRFSVPEGWLLQQPDKTQPNSPDVVAVGPKTGVINPVISLTIQETNQKSLDDLITEKTIVIQSAIDSGNLNIILQEKTIVNGYETYVTDAEGLFSSNNEQYDVKFKEIMFYDTEKFYTLAYSNGVDDFDSQLPRFIETIDSFEILSNDPPPPKNEDVEEGGGCLIATATFGSELTPQVQQLREFRDNILLQTNSGTIFMNTFDSFYYSFSPIIADYERENPVFKEAVKVTITPMLTSLSILNYVDIDSEQEMLGYGISLILLNMGIYFAVPTIIIFKIRK
- a CDS encoding stage II sporulation protein M translates to MNKVRIITFFIFMGIFAAAYQIGSMSSVSEDEANIFMSEFEELISDIDAIGIFAHNVTIALPMFIPGFGVAWGLFSAWSTGFAFASIIVVAPQLEDIPPLSILFLSPFGLMELVAYSFGISRSFILIRAISKRINLIPFIKPTLIEIGIVVGLLLTGGYLEFYMIELAQEQGVVMPDL
- a CDS encoding plastocyanin/azurin family copper-binding protein is translated as MQTSITLLTLLVVSSGYFITESFAEISENQAFLLEGSGFAVSEDFIRISEIDLGLSSQQQKGSTINFLTEDGFITLDDEEFIISKIDGKFLREGRYIRINGNIEDSNGFDTSINFFGRLVEESKNASVYGFTGRITTLDDTFKIIYTTKLSTLTKITPVSTDSKKSNELTVHILKGSSTQGVDSYIGTGSVKSDTTSTQSFIDGFRLRYFSQDRISVQPGTTITIVNDDTVPHNILSGTENYGSRYDKYTSDGRISTGEILPGKSISVTLNDAGFYRLYDPNYQWMGIVAYVFPNNDNVILGTGNKQN